The genomic interval CATCAGTAGAAACTCAGCAAAAACACCATTAGTTTGTTTTAAACTAGATCACCAGAAATGTTATCTCACATTTACAGAGTAATGGCtagaaaaaattatgttttgattCATgcctttattatttaataaaatgttattatgtTTAAAGTATTAGGCAAAATCATAGTATAAATCACCTGTCTTTCAATAGCATAAAACAATAGTTGTATGCTCATGCATCTTTTGAACTTCAGTGCATTTATACTTAAGTGATACATTATAGGTTCTTGGCCTTTTTGCAGTGtggatactaccctgtttcctcgaaaataagacagtgtcttattttaaggtgtgctcccaaagatgtgctaggtcttattttcaggtgacgtcttatctttcctgtaagtaggtcttattttcagggaaacagggtattatggGTAGCTTATCTCACGATATGGTAACTATAGTGAATGTAGTTAgtattttttgtatattaaaaattttagaacaaaaatagTAGTAGggaatttgttcttttctctctcctcccccaacccTGTACCTCTCtataaacatttcagaaaatggTAGTGTTCTTTAGAATAGTTTGGGGAAAGCTGACCTTGGGCAATAGGTTTTTGTAACCACTGTTAAGCATAAGAACAGATTTTCTTAGTGTAGTAACCAGTAAGGAAGGTGGCCTTTGTTCTATGGTagctgggtgggggctgggtggcaGTTGTAATGCAGAAGTAAATGTATATAAACAAATTGTGCTTAGCTTTTGATTTAGAATTTTTCCTAGCTAATCTATTTTTCTGGATCTTTCTTCAAAGCCTAAAAAATTTATAGTGTCCTTGTAATATTTGTCATAAAGAGCCTCTAGCAAACTCCTAATCAAATGAAAGCAGCCTTGAATGTTTCATAAGACTACAGCTAAATGTCTTTATCTCTCTAGCTTTCCAACCTCTGATTTGGAGTTCAGTGGAAATTTAACCTTTTTGGACTTCTTCCCTTGGTGACTCACAATCTCTGGAATCAATAAGGTCTGCATTACTTTACAGCTCAACTTAATTTAATTCATGAGAACTGTATGAGTGCAAAGGAAGCTAATCGGAgtcactaaaatattttttttttttcaggttaaattgtgttttatttgttctctttcatTTCACAGTAACTTCTCCTCACATATATGGGGTGTGTGATACAAAATGGTTAGTTGTGTTTTCTACACAAGTTGTAAATTACCTTAAGTTTATGAaggtaatttatttattagttaacTAATTTATTATTAGTTGTGTTTTCAACACAAGTTGTAAATTGCCAATGTATCATATGAGAGTTTTCTTAACGGGgaaccaaattttataaaaaagtaatTCTAAGTTTACCAAACAGAGAAATCCTACAGTAATCATTCATCTCCACATTCACATTCTATGTGTTTTCTCATGGTCAACAAACTGGCTCAAATGATTTAAGTTATCCCACCATTTAAAGAGAAAAGTCTCTACAATAATTTTAAACCACGGTGTAATCTTAACTTCCCCACTGGCTGCTTTTTTCAGACGATCTTCCAGTTCTGCCTTGGACACGTAGCAGTAGCTTTTAACCTCATTGGGATCTGGATTCAGAGTCACGTTCTTCCTCACAAACAGAATGTAGTCAATCTCATGCTCACCCCAGATACCATCAGACTGGGCCTTGTAGTGAATTCGTGTCAAATAATTAATGTCTTCTGGAGGCACTTCTTGCAAAGGAATTCCCAATTCCGCATGTAGGCGCCTCTGTGCTGCCCGTCGCACTCCAAGGGCATTGCTCTCCTCAAGCTCGCCTGGATTACTTAATGGATGACTGCAACATGTGTTGGTAAAACAATCTGGAAAGGTAATTTTAGCCTCCGACCTCTGCTGTAGCAGCACCTTATTTTCAGTGTTGAATAAGAAGACACTAAAAGCCCGATGCAATAATCCTTTCTCAATGTTTTCATTGAGGTGACAATTCTTCTTAGTCTCAGCCCcaattttattgtcattttcatcAATAAGTATACACATCTCTGCCAAGAGTTGAACTTGTTGCTCATCCAGATGGTTGGTATTTATCTCATGCATTGTTAAAAAATGTCTTATTTGACCTAGAAcaactggggcggcacctgtggccaaaaggagtagggcgctggccccatcgcaggtggaaggttcaaacctggccctggccaaaaactgagcGGCCTCCGGACCAAGTCGCCAGCCCCGtcactaaaatattaaaacagatgAATTGTGACTTTTATATGTGTATGAAATGAGTGGCATTTCCCTTCCTGCTTTGGTTAATGTATGCTTTAGGATCGGGATACATGTTAGGGGTCTCATATTCATGATTTCTTGTAAAAGTGCATATCCTATAGGATGAATTGCTTCAACTGGAACTCGGTACTTTGCTTTTATAAACATGCTGATTATCATGGAAGATCAGTCTTAGTAGAACCCTCCATGCACTAGACCACTTATGaaattagagtttttattttgtttttgtgaaataCTATCTGGGCCGTATTTCTGGACATAGCAGACAAGGAGGTTGGAAGTTACAGATACTCACAAATGAAAATCCATTCAGAATTCTTCCTGTATTCTAGGAATGAAATTAAGGTAGTACATTAATGTGCTGTAACTCCAACCTTTTGTTTATTCACGTGGCTCAAATAGCAATAGAGgctattctttttaaatgttgcACTGGCATTGATTTCATTATCTAAAACCTATTCTCTTTAGGAGGTAAACATAATTGCATGTTTTAATCTTTCCCAtgatttatatctttctttatctGGTAACTCCGAGGTGtttttggggttctttttttttttttttgtatttcatttacaCAGTTTGACATGATGTCTTGatttataatttctgtttagagtttacatttactcttttttgtttctgctcattgaaaataaatgttaggGACCTTTTGGTTATGTACATGTAACATctcatatttaattatttaatagtcCTGGAAGGACTATTGTAGCATATGTTATTTGAAGGTCAGAATAACAAgagtaggccaggtgtggtgtctcatgcctgtaatcctagctctttgtgTGATAGGCCAcgtaggaggattgctttaggtcgggttccaagaccagcctgagcaaaagcgagaccctgtctctataaaaaacagaaatagtagCTAGGTGAGgtggtatgtacctgtagtcccagctactcaggaaaccgaggcaggaggatcgcttacaccctggagtttgaggttgcagtgagctgtgatgacaccactgtccTCATGATTGGGCAAACAAGTGAGACCCTAgctccaaaataaacaaataacaggactgaataaaaacagaatgttatatttatttttaaatttacatactattttttaatgtgtactcTGTATAAATGAACAGTAAACTTGGTCACAAAGACTAAATAGGTCCATCTTACGTGGGAAGGTACTATTAGTTTTGTGATCTACCAAATATTTTAGTGTTGGTACTGCTAGAGGAAAGTTATCATCCATGATTGATTGCAATGGTAATGATAGGTAATGATTAACTACATGATGTTGTCAGATGAGGCTGTCAGATTCTAAGCTGGTGAAACAATTATTCTTTATAGTGTATTTAAGAAGTTTTTAATAAGTTGAGTGCATAGTGCCTTGTTGCCACACATTCTTTTTGATTTTGAAGAGCTctacaaaaagacattttctgcAGCAAGGGCCATTTCCAGCATAGTGAAATAATGGAATATTTTCACATGAACTCCAAAGTGATATATATTGAGGTAATTCTAGCTGTTTAATCTACATCAGCCCTGGGAAACCTAGCTCTGACATAAAACAAGGGATCTGTTCCACTGCTAGTGAGATGTTGAACTCTTATTGTCGATGCTCACTGGGTTAAGTGGCCACATGTACTGATAGTGGACCCTATTTCCCTTATTCTCCTGGTCACTTATTCTAATTCTGCTCCTTAAGTTACAGACCATTCtagcttcctttttctttcttatttatgtattattactatttttttgatacagagtctcaccacgtcgccctcagtagagtgctatggcgtcacagctcacagcaaccgccaactcttggccttaagcgattctcttgcctcagcttccctattagctgggactacaggcgcccgccacaacgcccggctattttttgttgcagtttggccagggccgggttcgaagtcgccacccttggtatatggggccagtgccctacccactgtgccacaggtaccgcccctgGCCTCCTTTTTCATGGAAATTCTTATCTATTATAGTCATAGCCCTATCTCCTCTCACATTTACCCCTTCTGCAAGATCTTCCTTGTAGATAACTCTCCTGTGTTTGCTGGAGCATCTTATTCGGCTGTCTGTGGTATAGACAGTGATAGTGCTTATTATTGAGAGCTGTTCTATGTACCACATATAGTATAACTAGTATGCTTTGTCTCATTCAGTTTTAATAACCAACCCGTTAGGTAGACActattaatatttctgttttacaagtgaagaactgaaaaccaagacttaaagaatttaaataatttggtGGTGTCTTATATTTTATCTGTGGAATGTAGTGCATGCTGCCACTCAGTCTTTGATATAATACGCAGGAAAGAAACAATTTGAACATAGCACCCAAACATTAGTTCCATTGGAAATGATCAGAAAAAAGGGGAAGATTCATTATAAAAGCCAACTGAGTAAAGGTAGAGAGGCCCAATAAGTTCAAAGATTTGAATTAAAGGTAGAAAGAAGAGGAGCTTAGAAAAAGTTGTCCTTCATGGCCTGTGGTTTTAGATCTGGCATTATTTAGAAGCACAAACTTAGGGAGGACCCCTGCCTCTCAAGTTCCAACAATATTTGTTCCTTTGAATCCTTGCCAT from Nycticebus coucang isolate mNycCou1 chromosome 3, mNycCou1.pri, whole genome shotgun sequence carries:
- the LOC128581775 gene encoding isopentenyl-diphosphate Delta-isomerase 1-like; the protein is MHEINTNHLDEQQVQLLAEMCILIDENDNKIGAETKKNCHLNENIEKGLLHRAFSVFLFNTENKVLLQQRSEAKITFPDCFTNTCCSHPLSNPGELEESNALGVRRAAQRRLHAELGIPLQEVPPEDINYLTRIHYKAQSDGIWGEHEIDYILFVRKNVTLNPDPNEVKSYCYVSKAELEDRLKKAASGEVKITPWFKIIVETFLFKWWDNLNHLSQFVDHEKTHRM